Proteins from a genomic interval of Solea solea chromosome 10, fSolSol10.1, whole genome shotgun sequence:
- the LOC131466945 gene encoding guanine nucleotide exchange protein smcr8a-like isoform X1, whose amino-acid sequence MIGSPDLLAFTGPEGFGEGEEDQGIQDLPEDLSVPLLPASHPWTTTALFNRDFILVAEFSEQVGPKPVLTIPEDPRVIGSFDLNHFSVRIMSVDYQASGPVQASHSCTGPRLNFSEDSKVILGDSAEDAFAYVHHLTLYDLEARGMVRPFCMAYVCSDQAKLMENFTELSSCFSQAADSLKTGNRQAFSMELQRKLHKLEYTRLTLLSTVNASTEDGETADDLEAVEHSILNHRDLLRQVTSYPNRKLKHPDFLPYDPADSLTDPTSLLPPDPCPSNSMSSSYRSEHHLKPLQELCNAYFLSLMKEQLADTERRLRGDRSVLQTACVSRSLSRRLTLTNFLFELWSTENEEEEEQESIEAELQRATKSGVKVFESDPLSLESFYSCVEEIPIKLEAGEAGTMTSDPSIVMDMTGSVSSSDSIEVLGTEKSYRTQQSATGSDSRETAVTLMDTTVRRVAADAGVRRMQAYARRANSEDSIEVLSTTESIFPDDLTAITEEEAGQQPESNSFDSDEETLAECKLDKEEKTLENGSENELPVNNNDNEVKPLQQMTVSSGVIVKEEPATECLKRNGVREDNSAEKTPKMTQGEEAVESMPKWTEVKETAPSAPDLRVNSASAVAMVEADRWTPPCAALRLLSVDEASDCTSVTGSSDAPSTTQDISNGNTPLDKRRRKAGLRALRFLKHNSFSQHAVFCILSGRPLVVIGGDETLVKRTVDALSLFLPAPGPDGNAVMPCLTTPLQLTDLLTWRLIGLHRSWSRSSSSITHSLSRYSRYLALLDMDQRTLSCPSYSGSLISRMADPHTGISRGLTYMLHVESCLTALQNQALLYTFNPSTATAKGAADGKDFLLTRGFCSSEHDVRVMDFLSDLIKQRHVGRGPPVLRLSYRSVQLHRNTFTT is encoded by the exons ATGATCGGCTCACCGGACCTGCTGGCCTTTACCGGCCCGGAGGGGTtcggagagggagaagaggatcAGGGGATTCAGGATCTACCTGAGGATCTGTCTGTTCCCCTTTTACCCGCCTCACACCCCTGGACCACAACTGCCCTCTTCAACAGAGACTTCATACTGGTGGCTGAATTCTCAGAGCAA GTGGGTCCAAAGCCTGTGCTGACGATACCAGAAGACCCCCGAGTCATTGGCTCCTTCGACCTCAACCACTTCTCTGTTCGCATCATGTCTGTGGACTACCAGGCGTCCGGCCCCGTCCAAGCCTCACATTCCTGCACTGGGCCCCGCCTCAACTTCAGCGAGGACTCCAAAGTGATTCTTGGAGATTCAGCAGAGGACGCTTTTGCTTACGTTCACCACCTGACCCTGTATGACCTGGAGGCTCGAGGCATGGTGCGTCCTTTCTGTATGGCCTATGTGTGTTCGGACCAGGCGAAGCTGATGGAGAACTTCACAGAACTGTCATCGTGCTTCTCTCAGGCAGCCGACAGCCTCAAGACGGGGAACAGGCAGGCGTTTTCGATGGAGCTGCAGAGAAAACTACACAAGCTCGA GTACACACGGTTGACTTTGCTGTCAACTGTGAATGCGTCCACAGAAGATGGAGAAACAGCTGATGACCTCGAAGCCGTAGAGCATTCAATCCTAAATCACAGAGACCTCCTCCGCCAGGTCACATCCTACCCAAACAGGAAGCTCAAACACCCCGACTTTCTGCCCTACGACCCAGCTGACTCCCTCACCGATCCTACTTCATTGCTACCTCCTGATCCATGTCCCTCCAACTCCATGTCCTCCTCCTACAGGTCAGAGCACCACCTGAAGCCTCTGCAGGAGCTCTGCAATGCCTACTTCCTGTCCTTAATGAAGGAGCAGCTGGCAGACACAGAACGCCGCCTTCGTGGTGATAGGAGTGTCCTGCAAACGGCCTGCGTCTCCCGGTCGCTCTCCAGGAGGCTCACCCTcaccaacttcctgtttgagcTTTGGAGCACCGAGAacgaagaggaggaagagcaggagagCATTGAGGCAGAGCTACAGAGGGCGACTAAGAGTGGCGTCAAGGTGTTTGAGTCGGATCCACTGAGCCTGGAGTCGTTCTACTCCTGTGTGGAGGAGATCCCGATCAAACTGGAGGCAGGAGAGGCAGGGAcaatgacctctgaccccagcaTTGTCATGGACATGACAGGAAGTGTGAGCAGTAGTGACAGCATTGAAGTGCTGGGAACTGAGAAATCTTATCGTACTCAACAGTCTGCCACTGGTTCTGACAGCAGAG AAACAGCAGTGACGCTGATGGACACCACTGTCAGGCGAGTAGCAGCAGATGCAGGTGTCAGACGCATGCAAGCGTATGCCAGACGTGCCAACAGTGAGGACAGCATCGAGGTCCTGAGCACCACCGAGTCCATTTTCCCTGACGATCTCACTGCCATCACAGAGGAAGAGGCTGGGCAACAACCTGAGAGCAATAGCTTTGACAGCGATGAAGAAACACTGGCTGAGTGTAAACTTGacaaagaggagaaaacatTAGAAAATGGAAGTGAAAATGAACTCCCCGTtaataacaatgacaatgaagTAAAACCTTTGCAGCAAATGACTGTCAGCAGTGGTGTCATTGTCAAAGAGGAACCAGCCACTGAGTGTTTGAAGAGGAATGGAGTCCGTGAAGACAACAGTGCTGAGAAGACACCCAAAATGACACAAG GTGAAGAAGCAGTGGAGTCGATGCCAAAGTGGACCGAAGTCAAGGAGACGGCGCCGTCAGCACCAGACCTCCGCGTGAACTCTGCCTCTGCCGTTGCCATGGTGGAGGCTGACCGGTGGACGCCGCCCTGCGCTGCTCTCAGGCTGCTGAGCGTGGACGAAGCCTCAGACTGCACCAGCGTCACAGGCTCCTCAGACGCTCCCTCCACCACGCAGGACATCAGCAACGGCAACACTCCATTagacaagaggaggagaaaggctGGTCTCAGAGCCCTCAGGTTCCTCAAACACAACTCATTCTCCCAGCATGCCGTGTTCTGCATCCTGAGTGGACGACCACTTGTCGTCATCGGAGGAGACGAGACTCTGGTCAAGAGGACGGTGGACGCTCTGAGTCTCTTCCTGCCTGCTCCTGGTCCTGATGGAAACGCTGTGATGCCGTGTCTGACCACACCACTACAACTGACCGACCTGCTCACGTGGAGGCTGATCGGACTGCACAG atCATGGTCCAGATCTTCCTCCAGCATCACTCACTCTCTGAGCCGCTACAGTCGTTATTTGGCTCTGCTGGACATGGACCAGAGAACTCTGAGCTGTCCGTCATACTCTGGCTCTCTCATCAGCAGAATGGCTGATCCTCACACGGGCATTAGCCGAGGCCTCACCTACATGCTGCACGTGGAGAGCTGCCTGACCGCTCTGCAGAACCAGGCTCTGCTCTACACGTTTAATCCGAGCACGGCCACAGCTAAAGGCGCCGCGGACGGGAAGGATTTTCTGCTCACGCGAGGATTCTGCAGCAGCGAACACGACGTGAGGGTGATGGATTTCCTGTCTGACCTCATCAAACAGCGCCACGTAGGGCGTGGACCCCCAGTTTTAAGATTGTCTTACCGCTCGGTGCAGCTCCACAGAAATACGTTCACAACATGA
- the LOC131466945 gene encoding guanine nucleotide exchange protein smcr8a-like isoform X2, whose product MIGSPDLLAFTGPEGFGEGEEDQGIQDLPEDLSVPLLPASHPWTTTALFNRDFILVAEFSEQVGPKPVLTIPEDPRVIGSFDLNHFSVRIMSVDYQASGPVQASHSCTGPRLNFSEDSKVILGDSAEDAFAYVHHLTLYDLEARGMVRPFCMAYVCSDQAKLMENFTELSSCFSQAADSLKTGNRQAFSMELQRKLHKLEYTRLTLLSTVNASTEDGETADDLEAVEHSILNHRDLLRQVTSYPNRKLKHPDFLPYDPADSLTDPTSLLPPDPCPSNSMSSSYRSEHHLKPLQELCNAYFLSLMKEQLADTERRLRGDRSVLQTACVSRSLSRRLTLTNFLFELWSTENEEEEEQESIEAELQRATKSGVKVFESDPLSLESFYSCVEEIPIKLEAGEAGTMTSDPSIVMDMTGSVSSSDSIEVLGTEKSYRTQQSATGSDSRAVTLMDTTVRRVAADAGVRRMQAYARRANSEDSIEVLSTTESIFPDDLTAITEEEAGQQPESNSFDSDEETLAECKLDKEEKTLENGSENELPVNNNDNEVKPLQQMTVSSGVIVKEEPATECLKRNGVREDNSAEKTPKMTQGEEAVESMPKWTEVKETAPSAPDLRVNSASAVAMVEADRWTPPCAALRLLSVDEASDCTSVTGSSDAPSTTQDISNGNTPLDKRRRKAGLRALRFLKHNSFSQHAVFCILSGRPLVVIGGDETLVKRTVDALSLFLPAPGPDGNAVMPCLTTPLQLTDLLTWRLIGLHRSWSRSSSSITHSLSRYSRYLALLDMDQRTLSCPSYSGSLISRMADPHTGISRGLTYMLHVESCLTALQNQALLYTFNPSTATAKGAADGKDFLLTRGFCSSEHDVRVMDFLSDLIKQRHVGRGPPVLRLSYRSVQLHRNTFTT is encoded by the exons ATGATCGGCTCACCGGACCTGCTGGCCTTTACCGGCCCGGAGGGGTtcggagagggagaagaggatcAGGGGATTCAGGATCTACCTGAGGATCTGTCTGTTCCCCTTTTACCCGCCTCACACCCCTGGACCACAACTGCCCTCTTCAACAGAGACTTCATACTGGTGGCTGAATTCTCAGAGCAA GTGGGTCCAAAGCCTGTGCTGACGATACCAGAAGACCCCCGAGTCATTGGCTCCTTCGACCTCAACCACTTCTCTGTTCGCATCATGTCTGTGGACTACCAGGCGTCCGGCCCCGTCCAAGCCTCACATTCCTGCACTGGGCCCCGCCTCAACTTCAGCGAGGACTCCAAAGTGATTCTTGGAGATTCAGCAGAGGACGCTTTTGCTTACGTTCACCACCTGACCCTGTATGACCTGGAGGCTCGAGGCATGGTGCGTCCTTTCTGTATGGCCTATGTGTGTTCGGACCAGGCGAAGCTGATGGAGAACTTCACAGAACTGTCATCGTGCTTCTCTCAGGCAGCCGACAGCCTCAAGACGGGGAACAGGCAGGCGTTTTCGATGGAGCTGCAGAGAAAACTACACAAGCTCGA GTACACACGGTTGACTTTGCTGTCAACTGTGAATGCGTCCACAGAAGATGGAGAAACAGCTGATGACCTCGAAGCCGTAGAGCATTCAATCCTAAATCACAGAGACCTCCTCCGCCAGGTCACATCCTACCCAAACAGGAAGCTCAAACACCCCGACTTTCTGCCCTACGACCCAGCTGACTCCCTCACCGATCCTACTTCATTGCTACCTCCTGATCCATGTCCCTCCAACTCCATGTCCTCCTCCTACAGGTCAGAGCACCACCTGAAGCCTCTGCAGGAGCTCTGCAATGCCTACTTCCTGTCCTTAATGAAGGAGCAGCTGGCAGACACAGAACGCCGCCTTCGTGGTGATAGGAGTGTCCTGCAAACGGCCTGCGTCTCCCGGTCGCTCTCCAGGAGGCTCACCCTcaccaacttcctgtttgagcTTTGGAGCACCGAGAacgaagaggaggaagagcaggagagCATTGAGGCAGAGCTACAGAGGGCGACTAAGAGTGGCGTCAAGGTGTTTGAGTCGGATCCACTGAGCCTGGAGTCGTTCTACTCCTGTGTGGAGGAGATCCCGATCAAACTGGAGGCAGGAGAGGCAGGGAcaatgacctctgaccccagcaTTGTCATGGACATGACAGGAAGTGTGAGCAGTAGTGACAGCATTGAAGTGCTGGGAACTGAGAAATCTTATCGTACTCAACAGTCTGCCACTGGTTCTGACAGCAGAG CAGTGACGCTGATGGACACCACTGTCAGGCGAGTAGCAGCAGATGCAGGTGTCAGACGCATGCAAGCGTATGCCAGACGTGCCAACAGTGAGGACAGCATCGAGGTCCTGAGCACCACCGAGTCCATTTTCCCTGACGATCTCACTGCCATCACAGAGGAAGAGGCTGGGCAACAACCTGAGAGCAATAGCTTTGACAGCGATGAAGAAACACTGGCTGAGTGTAAACTTGacaaagaggagaaaacatTAGAAAATGGAAGTGAAAATGAACTCCCCGTtaataacaatgacaatgaagTAAAACCTTTGCAGCAAATGACTGTCAGCAGTGGTGTCATTGTCAAAGAGGAACCAGCCACTGAGTGTTTGAAGAGGAATGGAGTCCGTGAAGACAACAGTGCTGAGAAGACACCCAAAATGACACAAG GTGAAGAAGCAGTGGAGTCGATGCCAAAGTGGACCGAAGTCAAGGAGACGGCGCCGTCAGCACCAGACCTCCGCGTGAACTCTGCCTCTGCCGTTGCCATGGTGGAGGCTGACCGGTGGACGCCGCCCTGCGCTGCTCTCAGGCTGCTGAGCGTGGACGAAGCCTCAGACTGCACCAGCGTCACAGGCTCCTCAGACGCTCCCTCCACCACGCAGGACATCAGCAACGGCAACACTCCATTagacaagaggaggagaaaggctGGTCTCAGAGCCCTCAGGTTCCTCAAACACAACTCATTCTCCCAGCATGCCGTGTTCTGCATCCTGAGTGGACGACCACTTGTCGTCATCGGAGGAGACGAGACTCTGGTCAAGAGGACGGTGGACGCTCTGAGTCTCTTCCTGCCTGCTCCTGGTCCTGATGGAAACGCTGTGATGCCGTGTCTGACCACACCACTACAACTGACCGACCTGCTCACGTGGAGGCTGATCGGACTGCACAG atCATGGTCCAGATCTTCCTCCAGCATCACTCACTCTCTGAGCCGCTACAGTCGTTATTTGGCTCTGCTGGACATGGACCAGAGAACTCTGAGCTGTCCGTCATACTCTGGCTCTCTCATCAGCAGAATGGCTGATCCTCACACGGGCATTAGCCGAGGCCTCACCTACATGCTGCACGTGGAGAGCTGCCTGACCGCTCTGCAGAACCAGGCTCTGCTCTACACGTTTAATCCGAGCACGGCCACAGCTAAAGGCGCCGCGGACGGGAAGGATTTTCTGCTCACGCGAGGATTCTGCAGCAGCGAACACGACGTGAGGGTGATGGATTTCCTGTCTGACCTCATCAAACAGCGCCACGTAGGGCGTGGACCCCCAGTTTTAAGATTGTCTTACCGCTCGGTGCAGCTCCACAGAAATACGTTCACAACATGA